The genomic interval TGGGTAATAAAGTCCTTCAGGTATGCCCTAAACCCTtagtgtgttttatttttcagattttctggcTAAGTCTTCCCTGCATGGAAAGTTTACTCCATGTGTGAGAAATGGAACAGGTCCTTAGGGATGCCAAAGAAAGAGGCCTGGATTACACAACCACTCTCCTGGTTCCACAGGAGAGTCCACAGGCAACAAGACTGAGAGTGACAGAAAATCACCATGATGAACAACATCTCCAGTGCATTCCTCCTTGGAAGCTGAGAGGTGAGAGGAGGTCAGGCTTGGAATGGCTCAGGAGATGCTCCTACCCAGCCCTAGTACATATAGTGATGGGCTGAGCCTCCAAAGGCTCACACCACCTGCTGAAAACCCTCAGTCCCACTAAATCCAGCAACACCTGCAAAGATGGGCAGCTTTGGAGAAATCCAGCTGCAGTTATCGTTGACAGAGAAAGGATGGAAGTACTTTGGAAAATTGCccatcttttcccttctctgcaaCAGCTTGTCTGTGCATGGCAGCTCCCGGGCTCTTCCAAAGAAAGGCAAGAGGTCTGGTTGCAGAAACTGCCTCCTTTCCAAAGCAAGATCACAATCTCATGCTAATGGAATCTTGTCCACTGTGGCTCAGACAGGAAGGGAAACTTTCTCAGCCTCCCACATCCCTGCAAAAGCAGGAGAGTGAAATAAACTACAAAGAGCATCTTCCTGAACTCAGAAATCTGGGAAAGTTATCATCAAATATTGCCCTCACTGCTGTGTGAGGAACTCAATCCCTTCCCAAACAGGTGCTATAACtctttcaaagggaaaagagatttattttcttccctcccacATCTATACTTGAAAGAACAGCAGAGGAGACGTACCTGGGTGGAGCTGCATGGTTTTCCCATACCCTGCAGCAGAGGACATGGCTTGACCCAGGGCCTGGTTGGAGCCCAAAGGCTGCTGAGAGCTGGATTTCCCTGACACAGCAGCTTTCTGCTTGGATTTGGACTCCTTAGAAGGTTTGGTCCAGACCAGGCTCTCCCCAACCTGCAGGGCAGCCCCCATCTTCTGGGCCATCTCCACCATCTTCTCAAGAAGCCAAAAGAGAAGAGCACTGTAAGCAGGGACACTTCAGATAACAATCAAGTCAACAATACCGtccaaaaaaaaacactacaaGAAAAGATCTGTGGAGAGCTGGCTACAGTTTGGTGCTTGGGGGAAACATCTCCACTAATTCAGCCCCTTAATTAAGAGGGAATTCTGTCTTGCTGTGTATTCATTGAAGAACTGGGCTTCAAAGAGCAGAAAGGAAGTGAGTAGCTCTCAGCAGGCGCCTGCTCTGCTTGGAAAATCTCATaagcagaatttcttcctaataactGGACTCAAAGTCAAACCTCCTCTTCAtttgctgccagccctggggtggCTCCTGAGCTCAGGCACAAACCTCAGGGTCGAAGTCGGGCACGCTGCTCTCCCTGGCCACAGTGACCTTCCTCTCCATCTCCTGATACTGGCTCAGGGCCCCCTGCTTGTCGCCCTGGTTGTAGAGCAGGACAGCGTAGTTCAGGTTGACGAGGGGGTTGCACCTGCAGCAGACACACGGGATGCATCACATTCCCTGTGGGAACATTTATCCTGGCTGCAATAATGCTAACATgtgcctgagcagagctggacactCCTCATTGTCTGGCACCAACACAGAGGCTACAGCCAAAGTCCCTCGGGAGCGTGCCTGAGACCCTCTTGCCTGAGGACAGAaccagtgctgggctctgcaaaGGCCCTGGGTGTTGGTGCCAACAGAAACCCCTCCCCAACTGCCTCCTTCTCTGCAACAGCCAGTTCTGTGCACCTGGGGGCAATCCTGGGACTCTCTggtgttccagccctgccagtgaTGGGGGCTTTTGTCATACTGAGACAGATGATCTTTCTCTGATTTACCTCAGAGtctcccagcactcccagtctgcaggagagcagctcatCATGGGACAGGCAGCACAACAGAGCCCTGCTCTTGGGTTCTATTTTGTAACTAACCTGACACACCACAGAATGTGctgttttacatttcatttcctcacctcctctctctccttcccccagcaaaaccacacacaacTGCAGGTACTGCTACAGGTGAACACAGGTACCTGTAtgctcctgccctccttcctGAATGAAGATTTCACAAGGCAGAACTGTTCCATACACTCTCATTTCCCAAACAATCCATCTCCTCCACTGGGATACATTAACCCTCTCCATCTGGCCTGGCCAGGAGAGCCAGGGTgggtggagcagctctgcctgctcacAGCTCCCTGTGTGGACCCCACAGGAGCATCCCTGCACACAGGCCAGGCAGGGATGCTCCGATGCTCCATGGGTTGACAAGAAATGTGAGTGAGGGACTGGTGCCCTCTCCTGGAGCATGGCTGGGATAACTGGAACCATCCATGGCCAAGGCAGAGGAACATCCTCTGGAGAAAtgcagaagggaaggatcctgctggcactggccaATAAATGAAGTGTAACCTGCAGGCCCTGACTCTCCAGTCCTGGTGATTCTCCATCCCAGTGCAAGGAAGGCAACTCTTAGAAGAAATCTTACTGTATTTATAACCATGACTTTAACTAGGAAACTGGAATGCTGAGCCCACCACAGAACAAGCCCTCCTCTCTCCCAAAACACTGAGGAGATCAGACAGTCCTGGGAACAgccagttttaaaattaatgcacCTGATGGAGCTATTTCACCACTTTCAAGAGCTGAGAAGCAATATGACAGTCAGAGAAAAATCAATAGCTGAATACTCACAGAAAGGGCAGTTACAAGCCAGAACCAGGAGAGGAACAATTTTTTCTAAAGTTTTCCAAGTTATTTCCATTCCAGCCCCCAGCATGGCACCCAGGCCACTACAAAAGCATTTCTGGTGATGGAAACCAACCACCTTCATCCCAAACAGCTCCAGCAAAGGAACACACCAGCAAAGGAAACTTGTGGGGACACAGATTCAGCCTCGCAGTCTGGATATTCCCCCAGCaggccctggcagtgggaattCATTCTTGCTTTGATAAGGGTTTATTTTCCTGGTCAGACCATAGAGTTGGAGCATTGCCCAAGTGCCCAACACTTGGGCGAAGTTGTAGAGCCCATTTACTGCTCCTTCTCTTTGAGCAAAGCACACAAGGCCCTGACTAAGGAATGCAAGCTGCCTTTAAGGTCCTGTCCTGCCTTGGTACGCATGGAAAGCTGATTAGgaatagaatcatggaatggtttgggtgggaaaagaTGTTAAAGCCAATCCATTGCCACCCtgtgtcatgggcagggacacttccactagcccagggtgctccaagccccatccagcctggccttggacacttccagggatccaggggcagccacagctgctctgggcaccctgtgccagggcctgcccaccctcacagggaagaatttatcCCTGGTGTCCCATCTAGCACCACCTTGTGTGGCCCCTGCAGATAAAAGGGCTTTTGGCACCGCTCTGTCACCTGCAGACAGACTCTGAGCTCAGGAGTGCTGGTAGGTCTAAATGTGCAAATATTCACACTAAACTAGGGAGAGAAACAAAACTATTAATAAATATGAGGTAATTTTGATTTTGTGCCTGAAATGATGACATACTCTGAAGTTCAGCTTAACGTTTCTGAAATCAAGTGCTCTGATTTTAAGACTTAGACTGCAAACACAGATGTTATTAATGAAGGAGATGCCCTTTTACTTGCTTTATACAAACTTCTTGCACATTCTCCCAGCTAAAATCTTCCCCCTGGCCAATTCAGAAGAGGCTCTACCCCAGACAtctcactgctctgcactgtgcTCAAACAGGGGTTAAAAAACATGTTCTCTTCTATTCAGTCTGCTCCACTGTGTATAAATGTTCACCAAAAGGAGGCCTAGCATCCAAAGTCATCACCACTGACTCACTAACcaaatagcaaaacaaaaaacagctctgtgttgctctgaaataaaatccTCTCTCGTTTTTCAGAGCTGACTTgaatttactaaaaaaaaaaaaaaaggttttaacaCTGTCATTTGCACAGCTACaagaataaaagtattttcctaCTACAAACCATTTAGGGCTGAGGTATAGTGAGAGGCAAAGGAAATGAGGTGCAGGGAGGCAAAGCAAAGCCCAAATAAGTGACAGCTCTGACAAAGACTTACTTGTCCAAAGCCACAGCTTGCTCATAGGAACATTTGGCATTCTCGATGTCTTCAAGGTTGGTCAGAGCAACTGCACCAAAGCACACAGGAGGAGATGTTTCACAAGCAGCTGATTTTTAGGACAATTCTGAATATCATAAAATAGGTGTCACAGCAGGATTGTCTGAACTGCTGCCAGGATTAACCCTACTGAATGGAATGGCCTGGgctggaagtgaccttaaagctcatccagtctCAACCCTGCTATGGACAgagacaccttcccctatcccaggttgtttcaagtcctgtccaacctggccttggacatttccagggatccaggggcagccacaagtgctctgggcatcctgtgccagggaaaaatttcttcccaatatcccatctaaccttACAATGTCACTTCTGACATGTTTATCTCATTTCATCCCAAAAATATCCAGTGCTGGAAACCCACACCCACTCCTTAGGCAACCCAACCCCAGTCTCACACGTGTCAAGTCTTTTCCAATGTTTAATCTGGATCTGACTGCAGTTTTCCCTTCTACTTCCCCAGAGAGAAGAGACTGGGCATGAGCTCCTTAGTAAAGCCTTTATGCCATGTTTCTTTACTTCACCCCACACctcctgtctgtgctgtgctgttcccaAGAGGGATGGTGATCCCAAGGAGCATCCCATACCTGCCAGGAGCATGTAGAGCTCTGCCATCTTGGGCTGGAAGTTGATGGCAGCACTGAGGAAGTGAAAGGCCGAGGCATACTGCTGCATTGTGAGGTGCACCAAGCCCAGGTTGTACAGGATCTTCCAGTCAAAGGGAGCCAGGTAGTTTGCCCTCTTTAGGCAGCTGATagccttgggaaaaaaaagctaaatatgCTACAACAGCCTCTACATGACAGGAATCTTGTGCTTGCATGAAATTGGATGCAGATGGGAGAAAAAATGGCAACTGGATACTTACTGCCACGTATTTCTTCTTCCCAAAGAAGCACATGCCAATGTTGTTCCAGAGCGGGGGGCTCTCAGGAACACTGCTGGCCACCACCTTGTACTTGGAGAGGGCGACATCGAAATCCCCGTGGGCCTGCATcatgctgccagcagccagggtgGCCTGGGGACGAGACAACAGTGACCCACCCACAGCCCCATCTGCTCAGACACAGCAAGAGCACGAGAGGACAAAATGATTAAACTAAAGCCATCCCAGGAACAACCATTTCACTTCTAAGGACTGCCAAGACCAACAGTGGGAGCAGATGGGGACTCTGGAATCTCCCACCACAGAGCAGAACACAGGGTGAGGAACAAACCTGAGTCTGCTTCTTCCTGCACTGTTTTTCATCATAACTGTCTCAGAAATgagtttgcccagagaagctgtggctgccctatccctgaagtgtccaagcCATACTGATGGGGCTTGTCACCTTACTGGGACAGTGgtaaggtgtccctgcccatggcagggggtggaacaggatgggctttaagatccctttcaaatcaaaccattctgtgagtcTATGATTCCATAAGTACTGCAACACAACATTGCAAATGTTTAGGGTATTTTTTGGGCTGACAGGAGTACTTCTTAGAGTCTGAGGCTCTGAAAAGATCTAAGCACTAATAGATTCTTTTTACAACCAAGCACAGATAGAAATAGTTCTGGTGCAAGTTAAGTGGGGAGTAAAATGTACTCAAGCAAAACATGCAGCAAAGCTCTCCTAGTTCACACTGACTGGCTGATACTGCAAATTAATGGGAATatgcatggggaaaaaatgaagtgaGTACAACACACTATATTTAAACCACACTAGTTAAGTCCTTTTTAAGATTCCACAGTGACAAGTAAAATTCATAAGTGTAAAGGTGTTTTCACAACAACTCATGTTTGTCAAACACACATTTCAATGCTCTGCAATgctaacagggaaaaaaaaggagagaaattaagTAACAGCCCTAGAAAGGGACGCAGTTCCACAATGAAGAATGAAACCCAGACACCAAGCTCAGCTTTCCAGGCCAGAGCCAAGGAAATATacacagcagctggaagcacAGGGTATCAGCAGATGGGAGaataataaaatgcagtatCACTTGGATCACAAGGGACCTGGCACAGCTcttctgggatttttaaaatccagaagATCTTCCTTCCAAAGTAAATTCCACCTGGCTTTGGTGCAACTTCAGATTAAAAGCCAAAGGGATCAATTTAACATCCCATATtctgcctccttccctttccctacCTCCACACACATCCAACTCCCTAGCCAGGGAAACATCCCAGAAATGTATTTCACAAAAAGCTCTCTGGGCAGAATtctttccagcctctccaggcCCCAGATGCAAATGGCAGAGCTCTGACTGTGGAATTAGCTTTAGGAAGTGTCCCCTCCTAAAGCTGGGTCATTTCCACTCCTCACCATACCTTGTAGTTGCCTGGGTCATAGGTAAGCACGTTTCCAAGGTGTTCAAAAGCCTTCTGGTACTCCCCAGTCTGGGAAAAGAAGTACATAAGCATCAGAAATTCAGGAATAAGGGGAGTTAAGGAGAATACAGGGTTTATGGGCACCAGAATTTCTGGTTCAGTCAGAGAAGTGAGTTTTCCGGTGCTCCTATTACACACACATATTCCTGTTTGATAATTCACAGAACAGATTTTGAGAATTTGACTTGGCTGGATTCACTGTTCTGACCCAACCACAAATGAGTTCTGGGTTCACAGGTGTCTGCTCCTTTTCTATCCCAGAAAACAGGCTACAAACTGCTACTCTGCACATCCTCAATTCCCTCACCACAAAGTCCTCACTCCCAGGGCTCTCCTGTTCCGGTGATTTCCCTTCCTTTGTCTTCTCATGGACTGAAGGTGTTAGTGGGCATCACTGTGGCCATATATGAGCATGTGAGAGCTTGGAATCACTTACATCCTACAGACTACAACCAGATAagctctaaggtcccttccaagccatcctgtgattctgtggtttcaACTGAATTCACCTAAAacccatctcattccagcccctctgccatgggcagggacaccttccactagcccagggtgctccaagccctgtccaacctcaccttgggcactgccaggcatccaggggcagccacagctgctctgggcaccccgtgccagggcctcaccaccctgccagccaggaattccttcccaatatcctatccatccctgccctctggcagtgggaagccattccctgtgtgctgtccctccatcccttgtccccagttcctctccagctctcctggagccccttcaggccctggcaggggctctgaagtttccctggagccttctcctctccaggtgagcatccccagctctcccagcctggctccagagcagaggggctccaccctcagagcagctccagggcctcctcctcctcctttcagGCACTACTGCCTATTCTTCTTTGCTTGTTCACTCTTTGGGAAGCCAGCTTCTGGAATAATCCAGCCCTTCCCATCCATTTTACAAACAGAAGGATAAGCACACCTTTGTTATTTAAATTGATTCTGAATTTCCTTTATGGTGCATTAACACTCACAATTTCATGGCTGCTTTTTCAGGATAACTTGCAAGACTCCTGATGCAGAAGCAAGGTAATGACTAGTCATGTTTTGTTATACTTGGAGGATTTATAACAGAGTTAGGGCGGTTGCCAAACAGAAttcctgctctggctctggtCCAGGGAATCAGCTTGCTTTTAGCAGCAAAGAGAAGATACAGAAAAGCAAGTTCTGTCCTGTTAAATTCAGTCTGTAGAGAAGCATGTGCAAGCAATGGGAAGGTGGATAGaaattaattctaaaaaaaaaaatccaatagggttatattgaaaataattaagcTTTTGCAACAGTAACAACATTTAGTACCTGCAGGTACAGTAGGCCCAGGGCTGTGAGGAGGTCTGTGTTTTCTGGAGAAAACCTGGAACACAAAAGCCAAAGGGCTGGGCTTGCTTTTCAGCCCTTCTAGAACAGGGTAAAAATAGAACACGGAATTCTGATGCTACACTACTGTTGTATCAACCCAGGAAATTAAACtgttattattaaaaacaaaaattagaaCTGCCATCATGGGGACTTCCTTTGAATAACCTCAGCTACCCAA from Vidua chalybeata isolate OUT-0048 chromosome 13, bVidCha1 merged haplotype, whole genome shotgun sequence carries:
- the BBS4 gene encoding Bardet-Biedl syndrome 4 protein — protein: MAEPQDATVSSSPAATEPTKPRPKKAPELPILERKNWLIYLLYVRRDYEECKAVIKEQLQESQGLCEYAVYVQALIFRLEGKIQESLELFQTCSILNPRSADNLKQVARSLFLLGKHKAAIEVYNEAAKLDEKDWEISHNLGVCYMYLKHFNKARDQLNNALELNRHDLTYMMLGKIHLLKGEMDKAIEVYKKAVEFSPENTDLLTALGLLYLQTGEYQKAFEHLGNVLTYDPGNYKATLAAGSMMQAHGDFDVALSKYKVVASSVPESPPLWNNIGMCFFGKKKYVAAISCLKRANYLAPFDWKILYNLGLVHLTMQQYASAFHFLSAAINFQPKMAELYMLLAVALTNLEDIENAKCSYEQAVALDKCNPLVNLNYAVLLYNQGDKQGALSQYQEMERKVTVARESSVPDFDPEMVEMAQKMGAALQVGESLVWTKPSKESKSKQKAAVSGKSSSQQPLGSNQALGQAMSSAAGYGKTMQLHPGAATPALPKKPPSLPLEPEQEQDSETSPEENSAPTGDEEQRKEKDQSQEVSFLLGFVSVQPQDSTSLRIPSCQELNRIFL